In the Pseudonocardia sediminis genome, TCACGACCCGATCATGCCCTGTGGACCCGCGTCCGTGCCCGGGGCGGTGCCGGCCATGGTGCCCGCGGCACCGGGAGCCGGGCCGATGCCGACGTCGACGGGGCCGGTCGGCCAGCCGGGGTAGGGCGGTGGCGTGCCGTCCCAGGCCGGGCAGACCGCCTTGTGGTCGCACGAGCGGCACGCCGGGCCGCGGTTCGGGCGGAAGTCGCCGTCCGGCGCCGCGCGCTGCACCGCCGCCCAGATCGCCTGCAGCAGCGTCGCGAAGCGGTGCAGCTCGTCGGCGTCGGGGGAGTAGGTCAGCGACTCGCCGTTCGCCAGGTAGAGCAGCCGCAGCTCGGCCGGGACCACCCCGCGCATCAGCAGGACGGCGAGCGCGTAGAACTTCAGCTGGAACATCGCACGCAGCTCGCCGTACTCGTGCGGCGAGGCCCCGGTCTTGTAGTCGACGACCCGGATCGCCCCGTCCGGCGCGACGTCGAGCCGGTCCAGGTAGCCGCGCAGCGGAAGGTCGGGGGTGAGGTCGACCTCGACGAGCTCCTCCACCGACGTCGCGGTGACCGCCCGCGGGTCCTCGAGGGTGAAGTAGGTGTCCAGCAGAGCGGTCGCGGAGTCCAGCCACAACGCCAGCGCCGGGTCCTCCGGACCGGTGAACAGCAGGGTCACGACCTCCGGCCAGGACGCGACGAGCTCGTCCCAGGCCGGGCCGAGCAACGACCGCGCCGCCTCAGGGACCCGCTCGGGGGCCGGGAGCGCGAACAGCTTCTCCAGCACCGCGTGCACGAGCGTGCCGCGGACCTGAGCCCGAGTCGGCGTCTCGGGCAGCTTGTCGACGGCGCGGAAGCGGTAGAGCAGCGGGCAGCGCCGGAAGTCCGAGGCGCGGGACGGGGACAACGCCGGCCGCCGACGGGGCCGCTCCGGTGCCTCCGCCGATGACCCGGCCGGTGTCTCGCTGTCCACGATCGCCGAGGCTAGGCCAGACCCCTGACGTTCCTGCCCGGACGGGGGTCCGGCCCCCTTTCGCCTGTCCCCGTCCGCCTGTGCCCGTCCGCCTATCCCGTCAGCCGGGCGCGGACGTCGACGTGTCCGGTGCGCCCTCCGGTACCGCTGTCCCTCCGGGGGCCGGGGCGGCCGGGGTGGTGGACCCGGTGGTGGGCGGGGTCGAGGTGACGGGCGGGTCCGCGGCCCCCTCCGGCACCGGGGCGGCGCTGGAGGCCGCGGGAGCCGGCACGGGTGCGGCCGGGATCGCGACCGGAGCGCCCGCGGGCGGGACGGTGCAGGTCGTGACGGTGTCGGCCGCGTCGGCGTCCGGGCAGGTGCCGCCGTCGGCGCCCCCGTCGAGGACGTCGGCACCCGGGCCGCCGGTCAGGGTGTCCACCCCGAGCCCGCCGAGGAGCCGGTCGTCGCCGTCCCCGCCGAGGAGCGTGTCGTCGCCGTCGCCACCGACCAGGACGTCGGCGCCGCCGGCCCCGTCCAGCGAGTCGGCGCCGCCGGCCCCGGCCAGGCAGTCACCGGTCGCGGACCCGACGACCGTGTCGTCCCCGCTGGTCCCGAGGACCAGGAACGGCCCGGCCGCGCCGGGACGGTCGCGCGCGGCGTCGAACCGGGGGTTCTGCGGGGTCAGCGTGACCACCTCGGCGAACGAGGTGAGCCCGGCCGCGGTGCACTCCGCGGGCGGGGTGACGACCGGCGTGGCGGCGACGGCGGCAGGGGCGGCGGCGCGGGCCGCCGCGGTCCGTCCGGAGATCAGGGTCGTGGAGATCGTGATCGAGCCGGTGACCTGGTCGGTGAACCCACCGACCGACCGGATCCGGAGCGCGGCGGTCTCGGTCCGTCCGAGGAGCACCGTGCCGGCCGTGACGGTGACCGGCACGGTCGTCACCGTGTTCGGAGCCACCGTGGCCAGCACCGTGCGCGCGGTGCCGTCGAGCAGCGCGCACCAGTTCTCCGCGGCACGGCTGCCGAGGGTGACCCTCAGCGTCCCGATGTTGAGGGGGTCGACGAGGGTCCCGCCGGAGCCGATGCACGACGTCTTCGACGCCCCCGACGGGAGCTGCAGGGAGATCGTGGCCGGGACCGAGCCGCGGTAGTCGACGGTCAGCGGGACCGTCCGCGTCTCGTTCGTCCGCATCCCGGTGAACGAGAGGGAGGGAGGCGCGGCGCGGCCCCCGAGGACGACGGTGGCCGCCCCCGCCGTGGCGGAGCCGCCCCTGTCGGAGTCGGTGAACGCCGCCCAGGTCCCGAACGCCGTCCCGGTGACGGCGAGGACCGCGACCGCGGCAGCGAGCAGGAGGGGGACCCGGCGGGCGCCGAGCCGTCGGCGCGCGCCGGTCGCGCGCCGGCCGGTCACGTCTGCTGGTCGAGGGTGAAGGACGAGCTGACGGTGACGGCGTCGCCCTGCACCTTGTTGTCGGTGACGTTGCTGCCGGAGGTCGGGAGGGCGAACCGCAGCTGGTAGACGGCTGTGCCGCCGTCCTCCTTGATGTTCCCGCCACCGGGCAGCGAGGTCAGGCCGGCCAGCTTCACCGGTGTGGTCGGCGCGGTGATCCCCGGTCCGCTGAGCACCGAGACCGTCATCTGTTCCTGCAGGTTCCCGGCGCAGGCGGAGATGCCGACGCCCTCGGCCTCGGCCTCCGGCTCGGTGCAGGTGACGTTGCTGCCGGAGACGGTGACCTTGTTGGAGAGAGTGCCCGGGAGCGACCCGGCGTTGCGCAGCGAGATCGAGGTGTCCTTGGTGAACCCGGGAGCGATGTTCGACTCGTTGAGCAGGGTGGTGGCTCCGGAGCTCCCGACCTCCAGGTCCAGCGTGCCCGAGGCGATCGACGCCCCCGGGCCCTGCTCGTTGTCGGTGAACGCGGCGTAGGTCCCGAGGCCGATCGCGAGGGCGGCGACGGCGAGGGCGGCCACGCCGATGCCGATGCGTTTCTTGGTGTCCATGCGCGTTCGTTCCCGTTCCATCACCGCAGCTCACCGCCCGATCGTGTACGGAAGGTGGTCGCTTGCCCACTTATGGTGGCGACCATGGGTCGCCACTCCTCGACGAGCTCCTCAGCGTCCGGTCCGGCTGCGAACGGCGCGGGGCACCCCGGCGCGGCCCGCTCCGCATCGGGGAGCACGGCGGCCGCCTGGACCCGTTCGACACCGGTCCCGCCGACCACCCGCCCGTCCGCGGTGCGGCGTGCGCTCAGCGGGCTCCTGTCGCTCGTCGTGCTGGCGGTGGTCGCGCTGGCCCTGGCCATGACCGTCGTGCCCGCGATCGCCGGCGCGACGGGCCTGACGGTCCTCTCGCCGAGCATGACGCCGACGCTCGGCGTCGGGTCGTTCGTGGTGGTGCGGCCGGAGCCGGTCGACGGGCTCGCGGTCGGCGACGTCGTCTCCTTCACCGACCGCGAGCCGTCCACCGGGGCCACGCGCACCGTGACCCACCGCGTCGTCGGGATCGAGGACGGGCCGTCGTTCCGGACGAAGGGCGACGCGAACGCCGACCCGGACCAGCGCGCCGTCGCCGCGGCGGACGTGATCGGGGTCGAGTGGTACTCGGTCCCGAAGGTCGGCGGGTGGCTCACGTCGCTGACGTCCGGGCCCGGCCTGGTGATCGCGGCCGGCGTTCTGCTCCTCCTCGTGGCCGGGTGGCTGCTCGCGCCACGGCGCTCCCGCCGGTAGGGCGACCGGAACGGCGGAATCCCGCCAATTGTGAGGATGTGTCGCCAGCGGCCGGTTCCGATACTGGGCATGTCGTGCCCCGGTGTCGTGGAGGACCACTGTGTTCGTCGCGCTCGCGTGTCTGTTCGCTCTCCTCTCCGTGGATCCGGACGACCGGAGCAGCCTCGACGGGAGGAGTTCCGGCCCCGCCGCCGACGACGGCGACGTGCGGGACGACGACGTCGACCGGCCTCCACCGGTCGTGCCGGACCCCGCCACCGGCTCCTCCCGGACGTGCCTGTGCGGGCACGACGCGGAACTGCACGAGCACTACCGGTCCGGAAGCGACTGCGCGGAATGCAGGCCGGGCGGATGCGCCGGCTTCCGGCCCCGCTCCGGATGGCGACGGGTACGCGACCGGTTCCGCCGCGCCCCTTGACCCCGGCTCTGCGGGAGCCGCTCAGCGGAGAGGTGCCCGTGCCGGCGACGTCGCCGGCACGGGCGCGCTCCGGTCCCGCCGCCGGCCGCGCCTCAGCCGAGCATCGCCCGCATCCGGTCGATCTCGGCCTGCTGCGAGGCGACGATGTCGCGGGCCAGGGCGACCATCTGCGGATCGCGGCCCGTGGCGACCTCGGTCCGTGCCATCTCCAGCGCACCGGCGTGGTGGGCGACCATCTGCTCCAGGAACAGGCGGTCGAACGCCGGGCCGCGGGATGCCTCCAGGCGCTGCAGCGCGGTGGCGTCGAGCATCCCGGTCATCGCGTGACCGGCGTGGGCGGGATCGGTGGCCGGCAGCCCGCGCGCGGAGAGCCAGTCCCGCATGGTGGTGATCTCCGGCTGCTGGGCGGCCGAGATCTCCGAAGCGAGCGCCGTGACCCGCGGGGAGGATGCCCGGTCGGGCGCCAGGGCGGTCATCTGCAGGGCCTGGTCGTGGTGCGGGGTCATGCCGCGCACGAACGCGACGTCGGCGTCGGCCGGGGCGGCGGCCGTCGAGGCCTCCGGTGCGGCCGGTACCGGGGAGTCGACGCCGGAGCCGGCGCATCCGGCGAGGGTCAGGGCGGCGGCCAGTGCCGCCACGACGAGAGCGGGACGGCGTGCGGGCACGCCGAGGGGACGTCGGTGCATGGGTGTACTCCTGCGTGAGGAACGGATCGGACGACGGCGTGGGCCGTCGCGATCACGTCCGCAGGACGCAGAGCTGCGCCAGGCGTACGGCGCTGGGAGGTGGTGGCGCGGCCGCCGTGGTCACGACGCGACTGCGGCCGCTCCGGTGGTCGAGGCCCGCGACGACGGGGAGCAGCAGGCGCGCCACCAGGGGCACGGCCGCGAGACCGGCCAGGGTGGTCAGTACCGCGAGGCAGAGGTGCAGCAACCCGTGGTCGTGTCCGGCGGGGAAGTGACCCGCGGGGGAGTGACCCGCAGCGGTAGGACCGGCGGCCGCGTCCGACCGGCCCGGCGCGACCGCCGGAGCGGCGTGTCCCGCCGCGACGTGGGCGGCGGGGCCGTCGGCGACGGTGTGGACCGCCGGGAACGCCGCCGTCGGCGAGGGAGCGGCCGAACCGTGCTCGGCCGGGGAGACCGTCGCGTGCGCCGGGAACGCCGCTGCGATGTGGGCGGAGTGGCCCAGGACGAGGGCGTGCATGGCGAGGACCCCGCACAGGATCGACAGGACCAGCGTCCAGCGCACGGCCGGCGCCGACAGAGCCCTGTTTCCCACGGGGCCAGCCTAGCGACGGCGCTGCCGGAGCCCGTGCCACGCGGTGACGACCGCCGTCGGTCCCTCCCCTCGGTCTTCCGGGCGTCGCGGACCGCCCGGGGGAGCTTCCGGCCGTTGCCGGGTCGCCCCGGGGAGAGGTCCCGGCCGTCGCGGGGCGGGCCCGCGCCCGGGGCCGCCGGTGAGCGTGGATAGCGTTGCGCCTCGTGCCCGACGCCGAGACCGCCGCCGACGTGACGTCCGCGGCCGAGCCCACCGCCCCGCAGCCCGCCGACGACGCGGAGAACGTCGAGGCCGCTCCGGCGGACCCGGCCCCGCGGCCGCTGCGCCAGGGCGGACCGTTCCGGGCCGGTGACCGGGTGCAGCTGACCGACTCGAAGAACCGCCGCTACACCGTCGTCCTCGAAGAAGGTGGCGTGTATCACACCCACCGCGGAGGGCTGGTCCACGACGACCTGATCGGGCAGCCGGAGGGCTCCGTCGTGCGGTCCGCCGTCGGCACGCCGTACCTCGCGCTGCGCCCGCTGCTGGCCGACTACGTCCTGGCCATGCCCCGCGGTGCGCAGGTCATCTACCCCCGCGACGCCGCCCAGATCCTGATGTGGGGCGACATCTTCCCAGGCGCCCGTGTGCTGGAGGCGGGGGCCGGCTCGGGCGCGCTGACGTGCTCGCTGCTGCAGGCCGTCGGCCCGACCGGCAGCGTCACCTCCTACGAGATCCGCGCCGACCACGCACCCGATGCTGAACGGAACGTGACGACGTTCTTCGGGCACACGCCACCCAACTGGCGCTTGCACGTCGCCGACCTGCGCGACCACGTCGGCGAGGTCGACCGGGTCATCCTGGACATGCTCTCGCCCCAGGACGTGCTCGACACGGTGCGTGACGCGCTCATCCCGGGCGGGGTGCTGGTCGGCTACGTGGCCACCACGACGCAGCTCTCGGTGCTGACCGAGGCGCTGCGCGAACAGCAGTGCTGGACCGAGCCCCAGGCATGGGAGTCGCTGGTCAGGCCCTGGCACGTGGTCGGCCTGGCGGTGCGCCCGGACCACCGGATGGTCGGTCACACGGCGTTCCTAGTGACGGCCCGGCGGCTCGCCGACGGCGTCACCACACCGCGGCCGCAGCGTCGCCCCACCGCCACCCGCTGAGGTACCACGCGGCACGAGATGTTTACACGAACCCGTCCGATTCGACGGTGCGGTGACGGGGAAGAGGCCGCACAGTGTCGTCAAGGTGCCGTCCGGCTGAGGTCGGGATCACCGGTTCGACGCACCGCCACGGCGCCCCCTGAACGGGTACCGTGGTGAAACGGAACACGGAGGGAGGCTGCCGTGAACCCACAGGACGATGGTCCCGGCAGGCGTGACAGCGGTGATCTCAGCCCATCTGAGGCCACCGAACAGATCCGATACCTCGAGAACGAGATCGCGACGCTGCGCCAGCGGCTGACCGAGACACCGCGGCAGAGCCGCGTCCTCGAGCAACGACTCGCAGAGACGACCAGTCGTCTCTCCGCCCTCAACGCGCGTAACGAGAAGCTGACCGAGACCCTCAAAGAGGCTCGTGGTCAGCTGATCGCCCTGCGCGAGGAGGTCGACAGGCTGGCCCAGCCGCCGTCGGGCTACGGGGTCTTCCTCGCCCGCTACGACGACGAGACGGTCGACGTCTTCACCTCGGGCCGCCGGATGCGTGTCCCGGTGTCGCCGGCGGTGGAGAGCGAGCAGATCCGGCCCGGCCAGTCGGTGCGCCTCAACGAGGCGCTCACGGTCGTCGAGGCGATGGGCTTCGAGCAGGTCGGTGACCTGTACTCGTTGCGCGACATCATCGACCGTCCCACCGAGGACGGCGGCGCCGGACGCGGTCTGGTCGTCGGGCACTCGGACGAGGAGCGCGTGGTCTGGCTGGCCGCGCCGCTGTTCGACCTGGGCCTGGACGAGGACTCCTCGCCGCTGAAGATCGGCGACCACCTCATGGTCGACTCCCGCGCGGGCTACGCCTACGAGCGGGTGGCCAAGGCGGAGGTCGAGGACCTCGTGCTCGAGGAGGTCCCGGACGTCGCCTACGAGGACATCGGTGGCCTGTTCCGCCAGATCGAGCAGATCCGCGACGCCGTGGAGCTGCCCTTCCTGCACGCGGAGCTGTTCACCGAGTACGAGCTGCGCCCGCCCAAGGGTGTCCTGCTCTACGGTCCGCCCGGCTGCGGCAAGACGCTGATCGCCAAGGCGGTCGCCAACTCGCTGGCGAAGAAGATCGCCAAGCAGCGCGGCGACGACCCGGACGAGGGACGGGCGTTCTTCCTCAACATCAAGGGCCCGGAGCTGCTCAACAAGTTCGTCGGCGAGACCGAGCGGCACATCCGCCTGATCTTCCAGCGCGCCCGTGAGAAGGCGAGCGCCGGAACCCCGGTGATCGTGTTCTTCGACGAGATGGACTCGATCTTCCGGACCCGTGGCTCGGGTGTGTCCTCCGACGTCGAGACGACGATCGTGCCCCAGCTCCTCGCCGAGATCGACGGCGTCGAGGGCCTGGAGAACGTCATCGTCATCGGTGCCTCGAACCGTGAGGACATGATCGACCCGGCGATCCTGCGGCCGGGCCGGCTCGACGTGAAGATCAAGATCGAGCGTCCGGACGCCGAGGGCGCCCAGGACATCTTCTCCAAGTACCTCACCGACACCCTGCCGGTGCACTCCGACGACATCGCCGAGTTCGGCGGCAGTCGCAAGGCGTGCGTCGACGCGATGATCCAGCGGATCGTCGAGCGGATGTACGACGAGACCGAGGAGAACCGGTTCCTGGAGGTCACCTACGCCAACGGGGACAAGGAGACGCTCTACTTCAAGGACTTCAACTCCGGCGCGATGATCCAGAACATCGTCGACCGGGCGAAGAAGTCCGCGATCAAGTCGGTGCTCGAGACCGGTCAGCGGGGTCTGCGCGTGCAGCACCTGCTGGACGCGATCGTCGACGAGTTCGCCGAGAACGAGGACCTGCCCAACACGACCAACCCGGACGACTGGGCACGGATCTCGGGCAAGAAGGGCGAGCGGATCGTCTACATCCGCACGCTGGTCACCGGCAAGAACGACGCCACCGGCCGCGCGATCGACACCGCGTCGAACACCGGCCAGTACCTGTAGGCACCTGCTCCACCCGGACGGGCCCCGCCGCATCCCGCGGCGGGGCCCGTTCGCGTGTCCGATCCGTTCACGACGGCCGAGGGCTCCGGCCCTACGGTCGGGTCCCATGAGCAACGAGACGATCGGCGCGCAGCTGGACATGATCGGGATCGTGGTGTCGGACATGGCCCGGTCCCTGGCGTTCTACCGGCTCCTCGGCCTGGAGATCCCGGAGTCCGCCGACGCCGAGGTGCACGTGGAGGTGCCGCTGCGGGGTGGTCTGCGGCTGGGCTTCGACACCGACGCCCTGGTGTCGGGCTTCCACGACGGATGGACCCCGCCGTCGTCGGGGGAGGGCCGGGTGGGTCTGGCGTTCCTGCTCCCGGACGCCGCGGCCGTCGACGCCGCCTACGAGCGGATCACCGGGGCCGGGTACGTCGGCGTCCTCGAGCCGTTCGACGCGCCGTGGGGCCAGCGCTACGCCACCGTCACCGACCCCGACGGCTCGTCGCTGGACCTGTTCGCCTGGGTGGATGCCGAGGAGGCCTGACGTGCGGGTGGGACGACCGTCGTGACGCTCCGCCGCCGGGCGGAGCGCCCTCGGCGTCATCTCACCGCGGCGGGGCCAGCTCGCCGGGGGAGACCCCGGCCAGGGCTCTGACCTCCCGGCTCAGGTGCGGCTGGTCGGCGTAGCCCGCCCGGGCGGCGACCTCGGCGGGTGGGACGCCGGCGTACAACAACCCGGTGGCCGTACGGAACCGGAGGACGCGCCGTGCCACCGACGGCCCGTAGCCGAGGGTCGCCAGGCAGCGCCGGTGCAGCGTGCGGGTCGTGACGCCGACCCGGTCGGCCACCTCGGCGGCGGGCATCCCGGCGGTCAGCGCGCGCAGTGCCGATCCGGGGAGCGGTTCGGGCAGCCGGTGGCGGTCCTGCTCGGCGGCGGCGAGCAGGGCCGTGGTCGTGTCGAGGAGAGCAGCCAGCCCGGTCCCGCCGAGACGAGCGACCGGCCCGGTCCCACCGCGATGAGTGGCCGTTCGGTCCCCGCCGTGACGAGCGCCCGGTCCGCTCCCGCCGTGACGAGCGGCCGGTCCGCCCCCGCCGAGATGCACATCAGCGTCGTCCGCGGACCCGCCGGCGACGGTGAGCCGCATCTCGGCGGTGCTCCCGATGGCCGACCGTGCGGCGGGGCGGCCGCGGGGGATCAGTTCGAGGAGGTCGACCCGGTGGTCGCGCACCGCGTCGGCGGCGACGCCGAGCAGCGCGGGCAGCGCCCCGGGGTGGAACCGCAGTCCGACGGTCGCGGAGCCGGGGACGGACCGGGCGACGTGCGCCGCGGTGTCCGGGCCGGCCACGACGATCCGGCCGTCGGCCAGCAGCAGGTCCATGCACCCGTCCGGGAGCACGCGCTGTTCATGGGGCGCCGCGCCGGCCGGGACCTCCGCCCGCCAGGCGCACTCGACGAGCGCACGCACCGGCGCGGGCAGCCGCTGCGGCACCAGCTCCCGGTAGCGCGACCCGCTCATGCCGCCGCAGCCTACCGAGGCCGCGTGCCCCGCACTCGTGGCGCGAAAGTTCCGCCCGGCCGCACGAATGCGCCACGAGTGCCGTGGTCAGGGGCCGGACACGGGAGAGCCCCGGCCGGGATCGCCGGCCGGGGCTCGTTCTCGCTCGGGGCGTGGTCGGCCCCGGGTCACGTGCGGGAGTCAGGAGGCGCGCAGGACGCCCTCGATCTCCAGCTCGATGCCGATCTTCTCGCTCACGACGACGCCGCCGCCGTCGAGGGGCAGCGAGATGTCGACGCCGAAGTCGCTGCGGTTGATCGTGGTGGTGGCGGTGAAGCCGCAGCGGGTGCCGCCCCAGGCGTCCGGGCCGAAGCCGCCGACCTCGAGGGCGAGCTCGACCGGCTTGGTCGCGCCCTTGATGGTCAGGTCGCCGGCGAGGACGAAGTCGTCGCCCTTGGCGGTGATGCCGGTCGAGCGGAAGGTCCACTCCGGGTGGGTCTCGACCTCGAAGAAGTCGGCCGACTTGATGTGGCCGTCGCGCTGGTCGTTGCCGGTGTTGATGGAGGTGGCGTCGATCGTGGTGCTGACCGAGGAGTCCTCGAAGTTGTCGGCGGTGACGATCTCGCCGGCGAACTGGTCGAAGCGGCCCTTGACCTTGCTGACCATCATGTGACGGACACTGAACGCGATCACGGAGTGGGTGGCGTCGATGTCCCAGGTCCCCGCGATGTAGTTGGGGATGGTGGTGGTCGAGGGAGCGGACATGGGTGATCCTCCGTAAGTTGGTTGAACTCTCACTTGTTGAGAGCGATACTAGTACTAACGACTTGAGCGTTCAACTGTTTCTGGGAGGTGTCGTGGCTCACCCGCGTTGGCTCGACGAGGAGCAACAGCGGACCTGGCGCGCGTACCTGGCCGCCACGCGGCTGGTGTTCGAGCGTGTCGAGCGTCAGATGCAGTCCGATTCGGGCATGCCGCAGGCCTACTACGAGATCCTGGTGCGATTGTCCGAGGCGCCCGAGCACACGTTGCGGATGAGCCTGCTCGCGACGTCGTCGCTGTCCTCGCGCAGCCGCGTCTCGCACGCCGTGGCCCGGATGGAGGAGAGCGGATGGATCCGGCGCCGGTCCTGTCCGACCGACCGCCGCGGCCAGCTCGCCGAGCTCACCGACGAGGGCATGCGGGTGCTGCGCGAGGCCGCGCCCGGCCACGCCACGACGGTGCAGGAGGTGCTCTTCGACGGCCTGAGCCCCGGGCAGCAGGCGGCCCTGCTGGACGTGGGGGAGGCGCTGGTGGCCCACCTGTCGACCGGTCGGACCTGGCCGGCGGACGACGACTCCGGCAGCTGCCCCGACGACGACGCCCCCGGCGCGGAGGGGTGTCCGGACGACTCGGCGACAGGGTGACGTACCGGACGAGGCCGTGACGCCCGCGACGTCCTAGGCTGGGCACATGCCTCATTTCGACGTCGTCGTTCTCGGTGCCGGCCCCGGTGGGTACGTCGCGGCCATCAGGGCCGCCCAGCTCGGGAAGAGCGTGGCCGTCGTCGAGGAGAAGTACTGGGGCGGGGTGTGCCTCAACGTGGGCTGCATCCCGTCGAAGGCCCTGCTGCGCAACGCCGAGCTCGCCCACATCATGAGCCACGAGCAGAAGACCTTCGGCATCTCCGGTGAGGTCTCCTTCGACTTCGGCGCCGCCTTCGACCGCAGCCGGACCGTGGCCGACGGCCGGGTCAAGGGCGTGCACTTCCTGATGAAGAAGAACAAGATCACCGAGTTCGACGGCCTGGGCCGCTTCTCCGAGCCCGGCACGATCGAGGTCGAGCTCTCCGACGGCGGCAGCGAGACCGTCACCTACACCGATGTGATCATCGCGACCGGCTCCACGGTGAAGCTGCTGCCCGGGACCGAGCTCTCCGAGCGCGTCGTGACCTACGAGGAGCAGATCCTCACCCGCGAGCTGCCGAAGTCCATCGTGATCGCCGGTGCCGGTGCGATCGGCGTCGAGTTCGCCTACGTGCTGGCCAACTACGGCGTCGAGGTCACGATCGTCGAGTACCTGGACCGGCTGCTGCCGCTCGAGGACGCCGACGTGTCCAAGGAGCTCGGCAAGCGCTACAAGAAGCTCGGCGTCACCGTCCGCACGTCGACCAAGGTCGAGTCGATCGTCGACGACGGGTCCGGCGTCACCGTCACCGTCTCCTCGGAGAAGGGCGGCTCGGAGGAGATCCGTGCCGACAAGGTCATGCAGGCGATCGGCTTCGCCCCCCGGGTCGACGGCTTCGGCCTCGACAAGATCGGCGTCGAGCTGACCGAGCGCGGCGCCGTCCAGGTCGACGACTACATGCGCACCAGCGCCGAGCACGTCTATGCGATCGGTGACGTCACGGCGAAGCTGATGCTCGCCCACGTCGCCGAGGCGCAGGGCGTGGTGGCCGCGGAGACGCTCGCCGGGGCCGAGACCCAGGAGCTGTCCTACGTGATGATGCCGCGGGCCACGTTCTGCCAGCCGCAGGTCGCGAGCTTCGGCTACACCCAGGCCCAGGCCGAGGAGCTGGCCGACGAGAAGGGCTGGAAGGTCAAGGCCGTGTCCTTCCCGTTCACCGCGAACGGCAAGGCACAGGGCATGGGCGAGCCGAACGGCTTCGTCAAGCTCATCGCCGACGAGACCTACGGCGAGCTGCTCGGCGGCCACATCATCGGCCCGGAGGCCACCGAGCTCCTGCCCGAGCTGACCCTGGCCCAGAAGTGGGACCTCACGGTCTACGAGATGGCCCGCAACGTGCACGCCCACCCGACGCTGTCCGAGGGCCTGCAGGAGGCCATCCACGGCCTCGCCGGGCACATGATCAACCTCTGACTCCCGGCCGGTCTCCCGGCGGGTTGTTCCAGCGAACCGCTCACGAACTCTCGGAGTTCGTGAGCGGTTTTCGTCTGTGTGGGGTCCGGGGGCGGGCGCCCGAGCTGCGTCACACCCCCCCGTGACGTGTCCGAGAGGGTCCCCTCGCTCACCGGACGTCCCGAGGGCTCCCCTGGCGACGCGGCGGCGGGTACTGCGCGCCCGGGGATGTGCCCGGCCAAGGGTGTCCCTGGGGGTCCCCTCGCTCACCGGGACGTCCCGGGGGCTCCCCTGGTGACGCGGCGGGTACTGCGCGCCCGGGGATGTGCCCGGCTAGGGGTGTCCCTGGGGGTCCCCTCGCTCACCGGGAGGTCCCGGGGGCTCCCCTGGTGACGCGGCGGGTGCTGCGGGCCCCGGGGACGTGCCCGGCGAGCGCGTCCCGGAGGGTCCCCTCGCACACCCGACGGTCCCCGGGGATCCCCTCGTGGCTCCGCGTGGCCGGGGCGCCTCGACGGAGGCGCGGCGATGGGGCGCGTGGGCGGGGCGCCTCGGCGGGGCTCGGTCAGCGGGTGGGGCGCGGGGAGGTATCGGTGGTGCGGGCGGCCTCGCGGCGGGCCTCGCGACGGTCGGCGGCGAGGGCCTCCTCGACGGCGGCGTGGACGGCGGCGGTCGAGACGTGCGGGTCGACCAGGCGGGCGGCGGCGAGGGAACGGGCCGAGACGGAGATGCTGACCATGGTGGGTCTCCTGGAACTGCGTGGCTGCGGGCGCCGG is a window encoding:
- a CDS encoding signal peptidase I, coding for MGRHSSTSSSASGPAANGAGHPGAARSASGSTAAAWTRSTPVPPTTRPSAVRRALSGLLSLVVLAVVALALAMTVVPAIAGATGLTVLSPSMTPTLGVGSFVVVRPEPVDGLAVGDVVSFTDREPSTGATRTVTHRVVGIEDGPSFRTKGDANADPDQRAVAAADVIGVEWYSVPKVGGWLTSLTSGPGLVIAAGVLLLLVAGWLLAPRRSRR
- a CDS encoding DUF305 domain-containing protein, which encodes MHRRPLGVPARRPALVVAALAAALTLAGCAGSGVDSPVPAAPEASTAAAPADADVAFVRGMTPHHDQALQMTALAPDRASSPRVTALASEISAAQQPEITTMRDWLSARGLPATDPAHAGHAMTGMLDATALQRLEASRGPAFDRLFLEQMVAHHAGALEMARTEVATGRDPQMVALARDIVASQQAEIDRMRAMLG
- a CDS encoding TasA family protein; translation: MDTKKRIGIGVAALAVAALAIGLGTYAAFTDNEQGPGASIASGTLDLEVGSSGATTLLNESNIAPGFTKDTSISLRNAGSLPGTLSNKVTVSGSNVTCTEPEAEAEGVGISACAGNLQEQMTVSVLSGPGITAPTTPVKLAGLTSLPGGGNIKEDGGTAVYQLRFALPTSGSNVTDNKVQGDAVTVSSSFTLDQQT
- a CDS encoding tRNA (adenine-N1)-methyltransferase, which codes for MRQGGPFRAGDRVQLTDSKNRRYTVVLEEGGVYHTHRGGLVHDDLIGQPEGSVVRSAVGTPYLALRPLLADYVLAMPRGAQVIYPRDAAQILMWGDIFPGARVLEAGAGSGALTCSLLQAVGPTGSVTSYEIRADHAPDAERNVTTFFGHTPPNWRLHVADLRDHVGEVDRVILDMLSPQDVLDTVRDALIPGGVLVGYVATTTQLSVLTEALREQQCWTEPQAWESLVRPWHVVGLAVRPDHRMVGHTAFLVTARRLADGVTTPRPQRRPTATR
- the arc gene encoding proteasome ATPase — encoded protein: MNPQDDGPGRRDSGDLSPSEATEQIRYLENEIATLRQRLTETPRQSRVLEQRLAETTSRLSALNARNEKLTETLKEARGQLIALREEVDRLAQPPSGYGVFLARYDDETVDVFTSGRRMRVPVSPAVESEQIRPGQSVRLNEALTVVEAMGFEQVGDLYSLRDIIDRPTEDGGAGRGLVVGHSDEERVVWLAAPLFDLGLDEDSSPLKIGDHLMVDSRAGYAYERVAKAEVEDLVLEEVPDVAYEDIGGLFRQIEQIRDAVELPFLHAELFTEYELRPPKGVLLYGPPGCGKTLIAKAVANSLAKKIAKQRGDDPDEGRAFFLNIKGPELLNKFVGETERHIRLIFQRAREKASAGTPVIVFFDEMDSIFRTRGSGVSSDVETTIVPQLLAEIDGVEGLENVIVIGASNREDMIDPAILRPGRLDVKIKIERPDAEGAQDIFSKYLTDTLPVHSDDIAEFGGSRKACVDAMIQRIVERMYDETEENRFLEVTYANGDKETLYFKDFNSGAMIQNIVDRAKKSAIKSVLETGQRGLRVQHLLDAIVDEFAENEDLPNTTNPDDWARISGKKGERIVYIRTLVTGKNDATGRAIDTASNTGQYL
- a CDS encoding calcium-binding protein, with protein sequence MTGRRATGARRRLGARRVPLLLAAAVAVLAVTGTAFGTWAAFTDSDRGGSATAGAATVVLGGRAAPPSLSFTGMRTNETRTVPLTVDYRGSVPATISLQLPSGASKTSCIGSGGTLVDPLNIGTLRVTLGSRAAENWCALLDGTARTVLATVAPNTVTTVPVTVTAGTVLLGRTETAALRIRSVGGFTDQVTGSITISTTLISGRTAAARAAAPAAVAATPVVTPPAECTAAGLTSFAEVVTLTPQNPRFDAARDRPGAAGPFLVLGTSGDDTVVGSATGDCLAGAGGADSLDGAGGADVLVGGDGDDTLLGGDGDDRLLGGLGVDTLTGGPGADVLDGGADGGTCPDADAADTVTTCTVPPAGAPVAIPAAPVPAPAASSAAPVPEGAADPPVTSTPPTTGSTTPAAPAPGGTAVPEGAPDTSTSAPG
- a CDS encoding RecB family exonuclease, which gives rise to MVDSETPAGSSAEAPERPRRRPALSPSRASDFRRCPLLYRFRAVDKLPETPTRAQVRGTLVHAVLEKLFALPAPERVPEAARSLLGPAWDELVASWPEVVTLLFTGPEDPALALWLDSATALLDTYFTLEDPRAVTATSVEELVEVDLTPDLPLRGYLDRLDVAPDGAIRVVDYKTGASPHEYGELRAMFQLKFYALAVLLMRGVVPAELRLLYLANGESLTYSPDADELHRFATLLQAIWAAVQRAAPDGDFRPNRGPACRSCDHKAVCPAWDGTPPPYPGWPTGPVDVGIGPAPGAAGTMAGTAPGTDAGPQGMIGS